A single Kryptolebias marmoratus isolate JLee-2015 linkage group LG7, ASM164957v2, whole genome shotgun sequence DNA region contains:
- the LOC108242281 gene encoding protein c-ets-1-B, giving the protein MKTEDPQRSVSSARVTPETEGIGETQSEMKMAHTCDSDFMNSLSWSAPLNNTESATEESPFEDVFMSQQRHLSFKEYVSNKTVLGKAVIPAAILAGYTGSGPIQLWQFLLELLTDRSCQSCISWTGDGWEFKLTDPDEVALLWGRRKNKPKMNYEKLSRGLRYYYDKNIIRKTAGKRYVYRFVCNLQGLLGYEPGELHAMLDVSNKSHLSRD; this is encoded by the exons atgaaaacagaaGATCCCCAGAGGAGCGTCAGCTCTGCTCGGGTGACACCAGAAACAGAAGGGATTGGAG AGACCCAGTCAGAAATGAAGATGGCTCACACCTGTGACTCTGACTTTATGAACTCCCTGTCATGGAGCGCTCCACTCAATAACACAGAGTCAGCAACAGAAGAGAGTCCATTTGAGGACGTCTTCATGTCACAGCAGAGACACCTGAGCTTCAAAGAGTACGTCAGCAACAAAACAGTTCTGGGCAAAGCTGTGATACCGGCAGCCATCCTAGCTGGTTACACTG GAAGTGGTCCCATTCAGCTGTGGCAGTTCCTCCTGGAGCTCCTGACAGACCGCAGCTGTCAGTCGTGTATAAGCTGGACAGGAGATGGGTGGGAGTTTAAGCTAACGGATCCAGATGAg GTTGCGCTGCTGTGGGGCAGGAGGAAGAACAAACCCAAGATGAACTATGAGAAACTGAGTCGGGGCCTACGCTACTACTACGACAAGAACATCATCCGCAAGACAGCCGGCAAACGCTACGTCTACCGCTTCGTCTGCAACCTGCAAGGCCTGCTGGGATACGAGCCTGGAGAGCTGCATGCCATGTTGGACGTCAGCAACAAAAGCCACCTGTCCAGGGACTAA